GTATACTATAATTATAAAGCCCAATCACTGAATTGTCAACGATATTTTCGGACAGCCAAATATCCGCTATCCTTCCTGGGTCAACTCCAGAACCTTCCCGACGAAATACAAAGGAATATTCGTAATCCCGCCATTTTTCATATATCCGTTTGTGCTGAAGCGGACAGCCGCTTCCAGTTTGTATTTCCCGATATAATTCTTGAAGCTGACGGCATTTTTGTTTTCACTGGATTTAACCTCAACGGGAATCACGTTTTCGTCCCGCTGAAAAATAAAATCAATCTCCCTGTCTTGCGCGTAGGCGTAAAAGTAAGGCGGGTAGTCCAAAAGAGGCAAAAGCTGTTCCAACACATAGTTTTCGGCCAATTGCCCTTTGAACTCAAAGGCTTCCGACAGCAAGATGGATTTATTGGTGAGCCCGGCCATATGCTTGATCAAACCGACATCCAGCAGGAAAAGCTTGAAGTAATTCAGTATTTCATAGGTTTTCAGCGGATATTCGTTTTTTGATACATTGAGGATACGATAAACGATTCCGCTTGAGACAAGCCACTCGATGGCGTCCTCAAAATCCTTTGCCCTCGCGCTTTTACTGATTGCGGCGTACATAAACTTCTCATTGTTTCTTTTGGCGAGCTGGGGTACAATGCTTCTGAACACCTGCAGGATACGACCGCTGTTAATTTTGCCGCTGTGCTTGGTGAAATCGTCCTCGTAAAGGGAGACAATCTCCCCTTGAATGACGCTTATTTCTTCGGGGGCGGCCTTCGTTGCCCAGGATTGGACGCACTCAGGCATTCCGCCGATGATCAGGTATTTTTTATAGTGCTCCGTCATTCGTTCGTGAAAGGCGGAAACATAATCTTTTCCTGATTTGACCGAAGTAAAATATTGGTACATCCCCTTGTCGACGGCCGCCAGATATTCTTCAAAAGTCAAGGGATAGACGTCCAGCAGATTGACTTTCCCAACGGGATAGGACACGGGCTTTGCGAGATACGTTCCCAGCAAGCTTCCGGCGGTTATGACGTGGTATTCGTTTGCCTCTTCGTTGAAATATTTCAGACTGCCGAGGGCGTTGGGACATTCCTGTATTTCGTCCAAAATGACAAGGGTCTTTCCGGGTAGAATGGTTTTTCCCCGAATGAGACTCAGCCGTTCAAGAATCCGCTTCGGATTCTTGGTGTCGTTAAAGATCCCGGCCGCGTCGGCGTCTTTATCGAAACTGACATAGATGCTGTCCTTATAGTACCGTTTCGAAAACTCCTTCATCAACCAGGTTTTACCGACCTGTCTCGCGCCTTTCAATACGAGAGGTTTTCTTCGTGAACTGTCTTTCCAGCGTGCCATTTCTTCCAAAGCCTTTCTGTACATCTGCAACGTCTCCTTCTCCGGTAATTTCTCTCTCAAACACAATATACCACGTTTTTAAGAAAAAATCAAGGGGAAAAATCACGTTTTTACGAAAAAAAATGAAAAGAATTACTGCGTTTTTAAGAGTTTTTTAGAGAAAATTTTCACGTTTTTAAGAATCGCCTTCATACGGAGACATTTTCTTCCCTTTACACAAGACCCTTTTTCCTGTATAATGGAAAAGGACGACGCGGTCGCGGACGACAGCCGGATCGCGTCAAACCTCAGTAAATTCACCGAAAAAGGAGCAAAACCCATGACCATCCCCGCGAAATTAGCCAAAGAATTCACCCTGCCCCTCCCTCTGACTGAAGCCGTCATCGCCCTGATCGAAGAGGGCAACACGATCCCTTTCATCGCCCGTTACCGTAAAGAGGCGACCGGCGGCATGGACGACGTGACGCTCCGAGCCTTTGACGAAAGGCTTTCGTATCTGAAAGGCCTCGAAGCCCGCAAAGAAGAAGTGATCCGTCTCATCGACGAACAGGGCAAGCTGACGGAAGCGCTCCGGGCCGAGATCGAAAGCGCGGAAATCCTCCAGCGCGTCGAGGATCTGTACAAGCCCTTCAAAAAGAAGCGGGCCACCAGGGCCTCCAAGGCAAAGGACGCGGGTCTCGAGCCTCTGGCCGCCCTGATGTTGGAGCAAAAGCTGACTACGGGAGATCCGCTGGAATCGGCCGCCCCCTATGTCCAGGCCGAAAGCCCTTACGATACGCCGGAAGCGGCTCTGGGCGGGGCCTGTGACATCATCGCCGAGCAGATCGCCGACGATCCCGAACTCACGGGAACGCTCCGGGACATGACGCGAAAGCAGGGGATCATTTCCTCGGAGGCCGTCAACCCCGATGAGAAGAGCGTCTATGAGATGTATTACAATTTTACGGAGCCAGCGGCAAAAATCCTCAACCATCGGATTCTGGCAATCAACCGCGGCGAGAAGGAAGAAAAACTTAAGGTCAGACTGGTCGTGGAGCAGGATAAGCTGACGAACTGCGTGGAACGCCGGATCATCAAAAGGCCTTCCATATTTACGGAGCTTCTTAAAACAACCGTTGCCGACAGCTACAAGCGCCTCATGGCCCCCTCCCTCGAACGGGACATCCGCAACGAGCTCACGGAGCGGGCGGAAAAAGACGCCATCGAGGTTTTCGCGAAAAATACGGAAAACCTCCTCAATACGCCGCCTGTCAAGGGGGCCAGAGTCATCGCCATAGACCCCGGCTACCGCACGGGCTGCAAGGTGGCGGTCCTTTCGGAGACCGGAAAACTTCTCGATTATACGACCATTTATCCCACCGCGCCCAGAAACGACGTGGCAGGAACGGAGCGGACGCTTCAAAAATTGGCGGAAAAATATGAAATCAACGTCGTTGTCATCGGAAACGGCACGGCCTCCCGGGAAACGGAGGAGGTGGTCGCGGGCTGGATCAAGAAAAGCGGCCTTTCCGTCAAGAGCACGATTGTCAACGAAGCGGGGGCCTCGGTCTATTCCGCCTCAAAACTGGCCTCGGCCGAATATCCGGACCTGGACGTCACGACCCGGGGCGCCATGAGCCTCGGGCGGCGTTTGCAGGACCCGCTGGCGGAGCTTGTCAAAATTCCTCCCAAGAGCATCGGCGTGGGGCAATACCAGCACGACATCAATCAATCGGCTCTCGAAAAATCCCTTACCGGCGTCGTGGAAAACGTCGTGAATCGCGTGGGGGTCGATCTCAATACGGCAAGCGCCAGCCTCTTGGGCTATGTATCGGGCATAAACGCCGCGGTTGCGGGAAATATCGTCTCTTACCGGGAGGAGAACGGGAGCTTTACCGACAGAAAACAACTGAAAAAAGTCCCCAAATTGGGGGACAAGGCCTTCAAACAGTGCGCGGGCTTTCTCCGGATCCGGGACGCGAAAAATCCTCTGGACGGGACGGCGGTCCACCCCGAAAGTTACGGGGCGGCCGCGGAAATTCTCAAAAGAGCGGGCGTTTCCGGGAAGGAGCTCACGACCGGGGGCGTGGCCGACATCGAAAAGCGGGTAGGCGACCAGAAGAAACTGGCGGAGGAGCTGGGCGTGGGTCTCCCGACGCTCCGGGATATTCTCGCGGAAATCAAAAAACCCGGCCGGGATCCCCGGGATGACGCGCCTCCTGTGATCTTCAACCGGGCGGTTCGGGCCATGGAGGATCTGGCCGTCGGCATGCAGCTGACTGGAACGGTCAGAAACGTCGTCGATTTTGGGGCCTTTGTGGATATCGGCGTCAAGCAGGACGGCCTTGTCCACATTTCGCGGATGAGCGAGCGCTTTATCCGGCATCCCTCGGAAGCGGTGGCGGTCGGCGACACCGTTACGGTCTGGGTTACGGCCGTCGACAAGGAAAAAGGGAAAATCGGGCTCAGCATGGTAAAAGGGAAGGTCTGACCTTCCCTTTTCTTATACGCGATATTTCTCCATTTTCCCCGATACGCCGGGCCCCACGACGCAGCGGAGCAAGACGCATTCCGCCTCATAGCGCTCTTCCTCGACGAGGGCGTTCCGGTGCAGCCAGGCCACGCTTGCCGTATCGCTGTAGGGGATCCGGTAGCGCTCGATCCAGGTCTTTTCGGGAATCAGGGCCTCTACGGCCTCCAGAAAAGCGGGGATGCCTTCGTTAAATTTCGCGCTCAGAAGAACGCTCCGGTATCCGGGAAAAAGCTCCGTGATTTCAGTCGTTTTTTCCGGCGTCAGCCGGTCTTTTTTGTTGAGGGCCAGAAGCGTGGGCTTGTCCGCCGCTCCCAACTCTCCGAGAACGCTTTCCACGGCCCGGATTTCGGCGGGAATGTCTTCGCTCGCCCCGTCCGCCACATGGACGATGACGTCGGCGTAAAGGACCTCGTCCAGCGTGGACTTGAAGGCCTCCACGAGGTCGTGGGGCAGCTTCCGGATGAAGCCCACCGTATCCGTAAAGGAGAGGACTTTTCTCGAAGGGAGCTGTATGGAGCGGGTCGTGACGTCAAGAGTCGCGAAGAGCATGTCTTCGGCGAAGACCGCCTCGTTTTTCGCGCCGGCCCTGACCGGGTATTCCCTGACGAGAAGGTTGCGCAGCGTGGATTTGCCGGCGTTGGTATAGCCCACGAGGGCGATTCTCGGAATGCCCGACAGTTCCCTTCTTTCCCTGCGGACGGCCCGGGCCCTCTCCAATTCCGCCAATTCTTTCTTGAGGACGAGGATCCGGTCCCGGATCCGCCTCCTGTCCGTTTCGAGCTTTGTCTCCCCCGAACCTCCCCGGATCCCGAAGCCCGCCCGGGACATGCCCGCGCCCTGGCCCGTGAGTTTTGCCGCGCTGTATTTGAGCCGGGCCAGTTCCACCTGGATCTTTCCTTCCCGGGAGACCGCCCGTTTGGCGAAGATCTCCAGGATCAAAACCGTTCGGTCCATGACGCGGCAACCCAGGATTTCCTCAAGATTTTTGGCCTGGATTCCCGAGAGCTCGTCGTCAAAGATCACGAGGTCCGCTTTTCGTACCTGGCGGAACAGCGAGAGCTCCCTTACTTTTCCGCTTCCCAAAAACGTGACGTTGTCGGGCTTCGCCTTTTTCTGGAGAAAGGTCCCGACGGCTTCGATGCCGCAGGCTTCGGCCAGTTCGGCCAGTTCCTTCAGGAGGGCCTCATTTTCGAGCCCCACGAGGACGGCCCGCTCTTTATCGCTTTCGGTGGCGACGCCGCTTTCCCTGACGCCCGCCGCTTCGATCTCCCCGATGATCCGAAGATAATCGACGCGCGTCGCCTGATCCGGCGAAAAGGGCCGGGTCAGCCGGTAGGAGACCCCTTCCTCCCCGAGGGCGCAAAAGCCCGCGGAAATATCCGTAATCCGCCCGTCGCCGGCGACCCCGATCGCGCACATGGCGTCAAGGCGCAATTTTACCAGGGCTGAAATATCCACGTCGGAGAGCCTGGAATCGCCGCCCGGGTGCGTGTGGAAGACGCGGATCCCCGAGAGCTTCCCTTCGGCCGCCGTCACCGCCGGCAGGCCCGCCGTCCTGTCGTCGCCTATGGAAATTTCCGCGACGTTTCCC
This DNA window, taken from Fusobacteriaceae bacterium, encodes the following:
- a CDS encoding ATP-binding protein, which gives rise to MYRKALEEMARWKDSSRRKPLVLKGARQVGKTWLMKEFSKRYYKDSIYVSFDKDADAAGIFNDTKNPKRILERLSLIRGKTILPGKTLVILDEIQECPNALGSLKYFNEEANEYHVITAGSLLGTYLAKPVSYPVGKVNLLDVYPLTFEEYLAAVDKGMYQYFTSVKSGKDYVSAFHERMTEHYKKYLIIGGMPECVQSWATKAAPEEISVIQGEIVSLYEDDFTKHSGKINSGRILQVFRSIVPQLAKRNNEKFMYAAISKSARAKDFEDAIEWLVSSGIVYRILNVSKNEYPLKTYEILNYFKLFLLDVGLIKHMAGLTNKSILLSEAFEFKGQLAENYVLEQLLPLLDYPPYFYAYAQDREIDFIFQRDENVIPVEVKSSENKNAVSFKNYIGKYKLEAAVRFSTNGYMKNGGITNIPLYFVGKVLELTQEG
- the hflX gene encoding GTPase HflX, encoding MIKGNTGGIRETVLSALESIHTIKLEKDVFISEEILVPMAEISARINREISVSIDRKGNVAEISIGDDRTAGLPAVTAAEGKLSGIRVFHTHPGGDSRLSDVDISALVKLRLDAMCAIGVAGDGRITDISAGFCALGEEGVSYRLTRPFSPDQATRVDYLRIIGEIEAAGVRESGVATESDKERAVLVGLENEALLKELAELAEACGIEAVGTFLQKKAKPDNVTFLGSGKVRELSLFRQVRKADLVIFDDELSGIQAKNLEEILGCRVMDRTVLILEIFAKRAVSREGKIQVELARLKYSAAKLTGQGAGMSRAGFGIRGGSGETKLETDRRRIRDRILVLKKELAELERARAVRRERRELSGIPRIALVGYTNAGKSTLRNLLVREYPVRAGAKNEAVFAEDMLFATLDVTTRSIQLPSRKVLSFTDTVGFIRKLPHDLVEAFKSTLDEVLYADVIVHVADGASEDIPAEIRAVESVLGELGAADKPTLLALNKKDRLTPEKTTEITELFPGYRSVLLSAKFNEGIPAFLEAVEALIPEKTWIERYRIPYSDTASVAWLHRNALVEEERYEAECVLLRCVVGPGVSGKMEKYRV
- a CDS encoding RNA-binding transcriptional accessory protein, whose amino-acid sequence is MEKDDAVADDSRIASNLSKFTEKGAKPMTIPAKLAKEFTLPLPLTEAVIALIEEGNTIPFIARYRKEATGGMDDVTLRAFDERLSYLKGLEARKEEVIRLIDEQGKLTEALRAEIESAEILQRVEDLYKPFKKKRATRASKAKDAGLEPLAALMLEQKLTTGDPLESAAPYVQAESPYDTPEAALGGACDIIAEQIADDPELTGTLRDMTRKQGIISSEAVNPDEKSVYEMYYNFTEPAAKILNHRILAINRGEKEEKLKVRLVVEQDKLTNCVERRIIKRPSIFTELLKTTVADSYKRLMAPSLERDIRNELTERAEKDAIEVFAKNTENLLNTPPVKGARVIAIDPGYRTGCKVAVLSETGKLLDYTTIYPTAPRNDVAGTERTLQKLAEKYEINVVVIGNGTASRETEEVVAGWIKKSGLSVKSTIVNEAGASVYSASKLASAEYPDLDVTTRGAMSLGRRLQDPLAELVKIPPKSIGVGQYQHDINQSALEKSLTGVVENVVNRVGVDLNTASASLLGYVSGINAAVAGNIVSYREENGSFTDRKQLKKVPKLGDKAFKQCAGFLRIRDAKNPLDGTAVHPESYGAAAEILKRAGVSGKELTTGGVADIEKRVGDQKKLAEELGVGLPTLRDILAEIKKPGRDPRDDAPPVIFNRAVRAMEDLAVGMQLTGTVRNVVDFGAFVDIGVKQDGLVHISRMSERFIRHPSEAVAVGDTVTVWVTAVDKEKGKIGLSMVKGKV